The region ATCCAGCCCCATCCCCCCTCAGGCACCAAAGCAGGGCCTCCTCACCTGTTGTTCTGCTTCACCAGCTGTGCCTGTGTTAGGAGCTCCTGGGGGACAGAGGGGACGTTGAGAGGGGCACCGAGGAGCCcttgggagggaggagggcagagggctCACCCAGAGGTGGCGGCAGGCCCTCCCTGCGGAGGATCTCCCTGTACAGCTCCTCTGCCTGCTCGTACTTGTTCTGCTTCAGGTAGGCGGAGGCCTGCAGGGAGGGCGGGGCAGGGGGACTTTGACTGTAATCTGGGGACTTCTTGGGACCCCCAGCCCATCTTAAGTGCAAGCCTGGCCACACTGCCTTCTGGGCCCCGCCCTGCCTTGGCTGTGTCACCTCTGTGCCTGTCTCCTGTACAAATGGGGTGATGGTAGCCCTATTGTAACGAGCTAAGAAGGGGCTGCCCACGGCAGGTGCAATAAAGATGTGATGTTGGCATCTGGTCCTGCCAGTGTCCTCTGCTGGAACCGTTCTCTGGCACACTTCCTGATGCTGAGGGGACCTTTCCGTCAGGGCCCCACCTTCCCCCCTGGAGCTCCTGTCGTACCTGCCTGCAGCCCCATAGCCCCCTGCAGCGCCTCACCAGGTTGTTCTTGGTCTTGGCCACATTGGGGTCGTGGGGGCCACCCAGGGCCTCGTAGATGCTCAGGGCGCGGGCGTAGTGCCGCTCCACGTCCTCGAACTTGCCCTGGTTCTGGCAGAGCAGGGCTAGGTTGTTGAGCTGCTTGGCCACGTCTGGGTGGTCGGCGCCTAGGACCTGGGGGTCATGAGCCACTGGAGTCACGGGGTTGGTGGGCCCCATGATGGCACTGCCATGCCGGAGACGCAGGTGGGGATTACAGAAAGAGGAGCAGCTGCGGGGACAGAGGCTGCAGTGCTCCAGGCACTGGTGGCATACAGGGGTAGACCGCCAACCAGGGGGGTCAGAGGGCAGGGCTAGGAGGGGGCGTGTGAGGTCACAGGCAGCAGAGTCCAGATGAAACTGGAAGGTCGGGGGCAGGCCGTGTGGTGGGTGATCTAGGCCCACACGGGGGCCCAAGAGACGGAGGATCAAAGGGAAGAGCACCAAGTCACGCCCACACAGACAAAGGGTCATCTGGAATTGGGTAGGGGACCTTCTCACGGATCTCCAGGGCACGCTGGCACAGGGGCTCTGCCTCCCGATAACGCCCACGTTTCCCGTAGAGGACAGCCAGGTTGTTGAGGGTGGCGGCCACCTGCAGTGGGGGTGCAGGTTGGAGGGGGCAGGCTCTGCGGCCTCCCTCCCGTCCCTGTGGGTGGGGGCCCACTCACTGCAGGGTGTTCAGGACCCAGCGTCTGCTCCCGGATCTGCAGGGCGTCGTGGAGAAGGTCTGTGGCCTCCTTGTACTTGTTCTGGTCCCTGTGAGGCAGTCACAGGGGTGGCTGGGACGGCCAAGCTTGGGCTATGGCTGGGCTGGTTCAGACAGATCCTGGGACCTGGCTGAGCCAGGTGTGGGTGGCACCCTCCAGGTGTCCCTTCAGGCCTCCCCAAACCTCCCGAGTCTCCAGCGCTGGCCCCCCCCCCTCTTCCCCACCTGGGGTTGGGGCCCTTGCTGACTTCTGGGTCCTGGCCACTCCCAAGATCTCTGCCTTCCTCTTTGTTTTCCTGTCCTCTTctgccctgtccctgtccccatcTACCCCTGGTGCTCCATGTTGAGGGGACGCCAGGTCCTTCACCCAACAACAGGCCCTGCCAGTGCGGCCCTCACCGGTACACCAGGGCCAGAATGTTGAGCATGGTGGCCACATCAGGGTGGCAGTGGCCTGAGCTCCGCTCCAGGTCCTCCAAGGCCTGGCGGCACAGAGGCACAGCGACCTCGTAGCGGCCCTGGCCCGCATACTGGATCACCAGGTTGTGCAGGGTCCGAAGGCGGGCAGGGATCTCGTATCCGCCCTGCTGGGCTGCCGCGGCCCCTGCTGCTTCAGGACCTGGGGGAGGCAGGCACTGAGTCACCTCAGGCGCCACGGACATCTCGAAACTGCTGGGCTGAGGCTGGGTCCCCACACTGACCTCTGAGCCAGGGAACACAGGCATCCAACCTGCTGGTGGGATGTGTCCTGGCCTGGGGCAGGAACGGTGCCCACCTGGCCTGTGAGGTGTGTGGGGAGCTGCCTGGCTCACACACCCGAGTTCACAGCTCCGGGCCTCACCTGCCGGTCATCCCCGCTAATGCCAGCCACCTGTCCCATCCTCCTCCTgaccctgccctcccctccccctccctcaccaGAGAACTTGGGGTCCCTCCCAGCCTGGCCTGTGGTCCTGCCTGGCTGTGCTCCCACGTCACACGCGGCCCTCACacccacctctcctctcctcctcctcactggGGAACAGGGAGGCCAGGCTGTCTCGGCGAGGGGGGGACTCGGGGCGCTACAGGGAGGACAGGAAAGCGGGAGCCATGAGAATGGGGCTAAACACAGCCTGGGTGCTGGATCCCTGGTGGGGTTTGCGGAGTGCTGATCAGAAGCCTTAGGGCTCTCCTGGGGGTCGAGGAGGATGGGGGCTTTGTGAGCAGCTGGGGGGCTTCTGGCAATTGCTGGGGGTCTGAGGGGTCTACAGAGGCTGGGGCCTTGGGGTGCTGGGGTGGGGCGGAGCCTCAGAAGCTCTGGGAGGGCCATTTCCCGCCAAGTCCTGCCCAGCACCTGGCTCTCCTCGGGCGGGTCGTACTGCCGCAGCTGCCCCAGGAACTCAAGGTggtgcttctcctcctccagctgcGCCACAGCCTCCTCGCTGGCCCGCAGCCGCCGCTGCGTCTCCTCCAGCTCCTCGCGCAGCCAGACGTTCTCCTGCGCCAGCCTCCGGGCCTGCGCCCGCAGCCGCTGCTTCTCAGCCTCCAGCACACTCACGTGCGCCGAGAGGGCCAGCAGCACCTGCGAGGGGCGGTCAGGAGCTGAGCTGGGGGCTGCCCTGGCCCGGCATCCCACAGGGGCCCTGCAGATTCCGCAGACTGCGGTGATGCTCGGGGACCCCTCTGACTTCACCCAGGAGGCAGATCTCAGGACTACTTCATGTTTCACCCTGTAACCCAAAGTCTCCCGAGTCCCTCAGCTCCACCAGAGGGTGCTGTCTGGCTCAGGGCATCTTGATGCTGCCTGGGGACTCCACTTGTGGCCTGAAGCCTGCCCTCCCGGCTGCCTGTCCCAGtgcctcccacctcccacctgctTCCCTGAACACCTGGTCTAAGCCCCAGGCCTGAGCGCCCCCACCAGGCCCCTCATACCTGGGCTTCGCCTAGCCCCAGCTCAATGGCCTCCAGGGAGTGGCCCACCACCTGCTGCTTCTCCTCCAGCAGTTCTGAACCAGGCGCAGGACCATGTGCTGCCAGGGCCTCCGCCAGGTGCCCAGCCAGGCTGCGGTGCTCTGCCCGCAGGGCCTCCAGCCCCTGCACCACCTGCCGCGTCTGCCGCACCAGCTCCTCGGGGTTCAGGCGCTCTGGGCCCAGCCCCATGCTCCCAGGGGGCACCACCTGCACCGACATGGCTGCTCCTGGGAGTGGCAGTGGAGGTGGGGTGTCACTGCCAAGGCAGGCcagtccccagcccccacacGAGGATGGCCAGTCGGACCCCAACCTCTCCGCATCCCCACTCTCTGCCCGCCCACCCGGCCAGTCTCTGCCTCCTAGCCCTCTCCATCCCAGCCAAACCAGCTCTGCATCCGCCCCAGCCAGCCCTCATGGGAACATTCTAGTCTACCTCTGTCTGTCTTCTGAAGCCAGGGCTCTGCCCTGAGGACAATTCCaaaattttactgtatgtaatTAACCAAGAGGGCACTCAGCTGGCTCTTGATCCCCCCCACCTGCACTCAGCTCGAGGGGCTGGCCCTTCCCTCCCCAAGGTCCCTAGCACCCTGCCCAGAGCTCCCAGCCGGCAGTGTGCCCTGGGACCGGAGGCACCTCCTCTGCTGGGCGTGGGGGGCGGGGCACGTGGAGGCGGCAGCTCCCTGTGAGCTCATTCTCAGGGTGTTTTTGTTGGGAACCAGTCAGGCCACTGAGGGTGGGTGGGGCCTGAGGCCAGGGCGAGGGGCTGGGGCACCAGAAGCAGAGAAGCCTCTAAgttggggagagaaggagggggccAGCATGGTGGCTCCTGGGCTTGATGGACCCTGAGGGAACAGGGGCTCCACCCTCCACCACAGACAGGCTCAGCCAGCCCAGCGCCTGTTGGAACATGCGCATGGCACAGGTGTGGCCTATGGAtgccactgtccctgtgacagaGGTCTAAAGCCTCCTAATGAGTTGAGGTCCCACATGGGGATTTTGTGTGGTTTTATGTGAGTGACCAGGTCCAGTGTTTAGCTTTTAGTGCCTCCAGGGTCCGGGTAGACAACAGTCCTCAAACCTGCCTCCATTTATGATGGCTTTATCAGAATGTGTGGCCACCGGAGGCGCAGGAGCATCTACTCCACACACGCCCTCCAGAggttttcttttggtgctgggagttgaacccaggggtgatttaccactgaaccccagccatttttattttgagacagggtctcattaaattatccaggctggcctccacttgtaatcctcctgcctcagcctccctagtggaTAGGACTAGAGGTGTGGCCACCATACCAAGTGCCTCCTGAGGCACTTAAAGACACAGTGCCACACACACATTCTCCCCTCAGAAACACAACACACTCACACTCATACACTCCCTTGTTTCAAACAACACAACACGCACATACCCTCTCTTAACATACACACCCTCATTAGAAATACAGTACACATTCTTATCTTAGAAACACAACACACACTTTCTCCTCTTAAAAATACAGCTCAAACTGGGTGTAACGGCACTCTTCAGTGGCAtgggaggcagaggtaggagcatcgcaagtttgagaccagcatgagcaacttagcgagaccctgtctcaaaataaaaaaattataaagggctgggtatgtggccaGTAGTAGAGCGCTCCTGGGTTCCACGTCCAATGCCACAAAATACAGCTCAACTCAAAAACTCACATGCATCCACATTCTCCTTGCAGAAGTATGACCTAATGCAACCTGTGAAATCAGGTACACAAAGGTACATCTCCCACACGCACGCCCGCTGCCCACCAGAAACACCACACAGACGCCTCTGCTTTGCTCTGTCGACTCCCCTGCCCCTCACCTCCAATAATCCAACCAAATCCCCAAGACTTCACAAATTGTGTCCCTGCACTCATCCATGACACTCACtttctcacacactcacacacacacacacacagtccccGAGTGGCCATCTCCTCCTTATGTACCTGAAGCCCCTCCATACACACTCCAAGAATCTGTTGGGGACCCCTCCTCGTGTCCCCCACTCCTCTAAGTCCCTCCACCTCCACCCTGTGTCCAGCAGAACTCACACGCAGGCACCCAGATACCTAGACACACAGATGGCCCCAAACTCAGTCTCAGTTACTCTGCGGGCCATGGGTGCCCACAGCGTGGGGTGCCCTACGGTCGGGCAGCTCCCTGTCTCCCTGCACACTGCCCGGGCTCTGTCCACCACAAGCAGCCCTGAGCTCCCCGCACCTGCTGGCTGGACCATCATCACATATGCTAAGAGTGTCCCGTGCACTTCACACGCCAGAGTCCAATGGCCACCAAACTCTCCTATAGCTATACATTTGTATATAGGAATGTCCCCCCACTGATAGATGGCACAGCATCCTCATAAACCCATGGTAAACTGAAAATATCACAAGCTGAAAAACGGATTTAGTGTAGCTGCCTCCTGGACATCTGAGCCGACAACAAAGCACTGCAGAGCACTGGTCGGCTCCTCTGTGACCACTGACCAACTGgccactgctgctgcccagcatcacAAGAGAGGATGGCACGGTGTAGCGCTAGCCCAGGAAGGAAAAAATCAAACTTCACAACTCAGAGTTTGAAGAACAGTTTCTCCTGAACGCAAATCACTTTCACAGATTGTAAGTGGATTTCTCCTCATCACTGTAGGTCAGGTACCATCTCCAGTTTCTGTGGGGGCTGTAGGTTTGTTTAACACACCCTGCTCTCTCACCCTGCGCACACAAGCCACATAGATGGTCACATTCACAGTCACACAAGTCCATCAAGGGCCAGCCTGACAACCACAAGCACACAAAGTATTCACCCAGTTTTGTTAATGTAACAATCCCCGCCCCGACACACACCACCGGCAATCAGACCCGGCCTCCCGCACACCACACCAGGCCAGGACACCACAGCCCCGCCACAGCCCCGCTGCAGCTCGGCCACAGCCACTCATCACTCAGGCTGTCACCAAGACAAACACGAGCCCCTGCGCTCATATAGAGCCCCAATGGGCTCCGCCAGCAGAGCAGTAATCACAGGCACAGCCCACACATGGCTCTCCTCTTCCATCCTGTCACCCAGGCACAGGACAATCCCAACCACACATCACTCCCCACAGAGAGGACTCTACGCTCGCTGGTGCCAGTCCACAGCAACTgtggagaacacacacacacacacacacacacactctcactgGCTTCCTCTCCATACACACCTCTCTCCCAGCCCCACAGCTCCACACTTGGTAACCCAGGCAAGAGCCCAGCCTCGGGGCACAGTCACCCACAGCTCCCGGACACCACCACTGTGACACAACTCAGAAGTCAACCGCAGTCCCCTATGCACACACACTCCATCCTACAGGCAAAAGGACAAGGGCCGCCACACAACACCCGTATCTAATCTTACAGCTGCCAGCAGAAAGTCACCGACAGCCACATGATCTCTGGGTTGCACACACGAAGTCCTGTAACCAGCCCGACTcccaacacacacgcacacacacgcactcacGCACACCCCCCCTCCATCACAGACACAACCAGAGGTCACATCACAGAAAAGTTCCCGGTCCCGGGGTCTTGCGGCCGCCCATCTCCCCTCCACACTCACACCCCGCTCTCGCGCGCACCGAGTCGCCCGGGCCTCACGCGCCGGCGCAGCAGGACCCCGGCGCggcccccagcccctcaccttACCCTTGGCGACGGTGGCCTCGCGCAGGTCACCAGGGTCCCCTCCCTCCGCCAGGCCCCGCCCCATCCTCGCCCTGTTTACCTGCGCGGGGGAGGACGCGGCGCGGCGGGGCCTCGGGACCCGGGAGCCCCAGGTCCGGCTGCGGCGTCCGGGGGCCGCGGTCCGCCCGGCCCCCAGGCGCGCGGCCCAGGGTACGCGCCAGGCCCCGCCGCGCCCCCCGCGCCCCATCACCGCGGCGCCCCGCCGCCGCGCCCCTCCCCGGAGCCCACCTGCCGCGGAGGGCTCCGGACCGCTCGGCCGCGCCGCCCGCCGCGCCCCTCCCCGGAGCCCACCTGCCGCGGAGGGCTCCGGACCGCTCGGCCGCGCCGCCCGCCGCGCCCCTCTCGCCCGGCCGCCGCCCGCTGCGCCCGCTGCGCCCGCGGCCCGTCCCGGCCGGGCGGCTCCCCGGGGGCGGGGCGACCGCGAGCCCCGCCCCCGCAGGTGAGCGGCCCCGCCCACATCCCGCGGGAAGTGCGGCCCCGCCCCCGCGCGGCCCCCGGGATCCCAGAGCCTCAGGCTCCCGCGGCCCGCAGCCTCCCGGCCGCGTCGAACCTGACCTGAGGCCTGAAAGGCCACGCTGGAATCCTGAAAACTCTGACCGACGACATTCTTTCAGCGCCTGCCGCGGGCCTTTGCCTCGGTttacctcccttccctcccatccgTCGTCTGTCAAGTCTCTTCACAAAGGCCGCCTCTTCTGAGAGCGCTTCCCTGGTGGCtcctcttattatttttatttttagttttggggtACGTAGGGTTGAGCCCAGGGGCGCTTAAACactcagccacagccacagccctttctgtttttatttagagacggggtctcgctaagttgcttagggcctcactaaattgctgaggctggtctggaacttgcaatcctcccatctcagcctcccaagttgctgggatgacaggcatgggccaccattcCCAGCTGTGATTGCTCCTTTTAAGGGCACCTTCCTACTAAAACGTTACTTCATTTCTCCGCTTGATTTTGTTCATGAAACTTTTCAGGGTCTAAGATCATTTTATATAACATGTTTTTAACATATGACATCCTCGGGGCTGGGGACGTGTTGGGTAAGAATTGGGTTCTGGGTTCAAAGTGATTCCAGCATTCACTGGCTGTGCAGCCTTAGGCAATTAACTTCCCCTGCCTCGGTTTATCTAATATTGTAAAGTGGGAACAGTTGAAGTCTGCAAGGATTGAATTGGTTAATGTGGacggtattttttttttttttaaatcaggg is a window of Ictidomys tridecemlineatus isolate mIctTri1 chromosome 15, mIctTri1.hap1, whole genome shotgun sequence DNA encoding:
- the Klc3 gene encoding kinesin light chain 3, which encodes MSVQVVPPGSMGLGPERLNPEELVRQTRQVVQGLEALRAEHRSLAGHLAEALAAHGPAPGSELLEEKQQVVGHSLEAIELGLGEAQVLLALSAHVSVLEAEKQRLRAQARRLAQENVWLREELEETQRRLRASEEAVAQLEEEKHHLEFLGQLRQYDPPEESQRPESPPRRDSLASLFPSEEEERRGPEAAGAAAAQQGGYEIPARLRTLHNLVIQYAGQGRYEVAVPLCRQALEDLERSSGHCHPDVATMLNILALVYRDQNKYKEATDLLHDALQIREQTLGPEHPAVAATLNNLAVLYGKRGRYREAEPLCQRALEIREKVLGADHPDVAKQLNNLALLCQNQGKFEDVERHYARALSIYEALGGPHDPNVAKTKNNLASAYLKQNKYEQAEELYREILRREGLPPPLGAPNTGTAGEAEQQALRRSSSFSKLRESLRRGSEKLVSRLRGEGLAGAAGMKRAMSLNVLNTENVRAPGAQLRSRPLSELPRTLSASIQDMSPR